The Mytilus galloprovincialis chromosome 2, xbMytGall1.hap1.1, whole genome shotgun sequence genome has a window encoding:
- the LOC143063487 gene encoding uncharacterized protein LOC143063487 isoform X3: MPFTKIKGQSHHQYLSHFFKTKALGSKSGPKGDNVAGEKTIEAKKKGKLQRLDVGPPKKANEKNGHEKINNQHGLEDVPLPEVDIPLPPQKPDESKDGKQNSKEGVTVNNDKDDENKSGVVSFSFKKIGTKLLNTAFNTAQEEDDKQEAESDVKIEKPKKILSAFTRVKNKDGTMELDWPSEMIQHTTTQPVITFSCNPLMFDFTALFSKQSVMSERLKILTEEDKKEEMNDKLVNSVDAEAVEISKSTEVNDSQDKIVNDVASSHSKSKTKKKKKRKHKKHHKEIKADKTEASEKKKKKKKHKHKHKHDKDDKEENKENKDSSSKKRTYRKRTADAIAESGNESDGKKAIKQKKQKKSKKSKKKIKLPEDKIENKKSSEKTSKKSKAKKSSNVLDHLIDEVDGTDIKIKKENTTDDKNPVKKLNMKSTETEIKQIAKTTVNETKVTPSAINSVKVETQESGSLSSRKRQTSESSHSEATPSSSKKQKLTPSLSKESEKSATAKQEDTWSKLEHIYEPKMEENPKSKWDTSDSDSENKMDATTKQKKLTKKKTDTTVKKEKTEKTSPTAKTVVKTETSSEVKKKSKSKKYDSSERSWTRSRSRSRRSRRSSYSHSSSRSRSRSYSTSSYDSRSRSSSYSRSRSRSRRYRSSSYSSYSSGYSRSRSRSSRSYYSRSRSRYSSYSRSRSRSSRYSTSRSRSRSYSRSPSRHSKHSKRSFSHSSHSSHASQGSSKVMNRKQRRKKTLKQKREEMKNIDPLSIPLPDLGADDKSTTESSEIKTEEKQENPDPMSIPLPVIPTKDIKVEKADNVSLISAPPPPPPGDQTVQNIPPPVMQNFMAPPPPPGMMGPNHHHGMYPGMPYDPRMRMPMPHYPNMPPPNYGGHYHGHPPYSQDVAKSRSPPPLPPPRSPSPQRPPPPTEEEEKKEVEAMSMDIPADQAERFQKLQKLAQKHAMRSLKRQMRQLKGENPSDSSSSSEEEEEKPASLQGEELDEDVQLMPIMSPSLSMGQPTYILAQPNQTSSPLTHQIVVGSDGRQFIIPSVSANNFAGVPIQAGAPMFAMPGAHHSAQPSMLQLTPGAGATPAHLTGAVQSPFLTGGIPLGASSFLPGHHPLFHSQLAQSQLAHSQLAHSQLGGLHHLMQPSMSGMSSAFGGHGPIVVGNQILIPRLIRPTL; encoded by the coding sequence agaTGATGAGAACAAAAGTGGAGTTGTTTCATTTTCATTCAAGAAAATTGGAACTAAATTATTAAATACTGCTTTTAATACGGCCCAGGAGGAGGATGACAAACAAGAAGCAGAGTCAGATGTAAAAATAGAAAAACCAAAGAAAATTCTGAGTGCATTTACAAGAGTGAAAAACAAAGATGGAACAATGGAATTAGATTGGCCTTCAGAAATGATACAACATACCACCACTCAGCCAGTTATAACGTTCAGCTGTAACCCTCTTATGTTTGACTTTACTGCATTGTTTTCTAAGCAAAGTGTTATGTCAGAGCGACTAAAAATTTTAACGGAAGAAGATAAAAAAGAGGAAATGAATGATAAGTTGGTGAATTCCGTTGATGCTGAAGCAGTAGAAATATCTAAAAGTACAGAAGTAAATGATTCCCAAGATAAAATTGTAAATGATGTTGCTAGTTCTCATtctaaaagcaaaacaaaaaagaaaaagaaaaggaaacataaaaaacaTCATAAGGAAATAAAAGCTGACAAAACGGAGGCGagtgaaaagaaaaagaaaaagaagaaacataaacataaacataaacatgataaggATGATAAGGAAGAAAATAAGGAAAATAAAGACAGCTCGTCAAAAAAGCGTACCTATAGAAAAAGGACTGCTGATGCAATTGCAGAATCTGGAAATGAGTCGGATGGTAAAAAAGCAATAAAgcagaaaaagcagaaaaaatctaaaaagtcaaagaaaaagaTTAAGCTACCagaagataaaattgaaaataaaaaaagtagtgAAAAAACATCTAAGAAAAGCAAAGCGAAAAAGTCATCAAATGTATTAGATCATTTAATTGATGAAGTGGATGGAACAGATATCAAGATTAAGAAGGAAAACACCACTGATGACAAAAATCCAGTGAAAAAACTGAATATGAAATCTACagaaactgaaattaaacaaattgcaaaaactACAGTAAATGAAACGAAAGTTACTCCTAGTGCTATAAACTCTGTTAAAGTTGAAACACAGGAGTCTGGATCTTTATCATCCAGAAAAAGACAAACCAGTGAATCTAGTCATAGTGAAGCTACTCCCAGCTCTTCAAAGAAACAAAAACTTACCCCTAGTCTTTCAAAAGAATCAGAGAAATCCGCAACAGCGAAACAGGAAGACACATGGAGCAAACTGGAACATATTTATGAACCTAAAATGGAGGAAAACCCAAAATCTAAATGGGATACTAGTGACAGTGATAGTGAAAATAAAATGGATGCAACAACGAAACAGAAAAAGTTAACGAAAAAGAAAACAGATACTACTgtgaagaaagaaaaaacagaaaaaacttCACCCACTGCAAAAACTGTGGTCAAAACAGAGACTAGTTCAGAAGTTAAGAAAAAATccaaaagtaaaaaatatgacTCAAGTGAAAGAAGTTGGACACGATCACGTTCAAGATCTCGCAGATCACGTCGTAGTTCATACTCTCACAGTTCAAGTCGCTCACGTAGTCGTTCATATAGCACTTCATCATATGACTCTCGTTCAAGATCTAGTTCATATAGTAGGTCACGTTCTAGGTCCAGAAGATACCGGTCGAGCTCATACAGTAGTTACTCTTCAGGTTATAGTCGTTCAAGATCTCGCTCTTCAAGAAGTTATTATTCAAGATCAAGATCCCGGTACAGTTCTTATTCACGTAGTAGAAGTAGGTCATCAAGATATTCTACGTCAAGAAGTAGATCAAGGTCATATTCAAGGTCTCCTTCAAGACATAGTAAACATAGTAAACGTTCTTTCTCACATTCCTCTCATTCTAGTCATGCTAGTCAAGGAAGTTCCAAAGTTATGAATAGAAAACAAAGAAGAAAGAAAACATTGAAACAAAAACGCGAGGAGATGAAAAATATAGATCCCCTTAGTATTCCCTTGCCAGATCTTGGCGCTGATGACAAATCAACAACAGAAAGTAGTGAAATTAAAACTGAGGAGAAACAAGAAAATCCTGATCCCATGAGTATTCCATTACCTGTAATACCTACAAAAGATATCAAAGTAGAGAAAGCTGACAATGTCAGTCTTATATCAGCACCCCCTCCTCCTCCGCCAGGAGATCAAACAGTTCAGAATATTCCACCACCAGTCATGCAGAACTTTATGGCACCTCCCCCACCTCCAGGTATGATGGGACCAAACCATCATCACGGCATGTATCCTGGTATGCCATACGATCCTCGAATGAGAATGCCAATGCCGCATTATCCAAACATGCCACCACCAAATTACGGTGGACACTATCATGGTCATCCACCATATTCACAGGATGTGGCCAAATCAAGGTCACCACCACCACTTCCACCTCCGAGGTCACCATCACCTCAGCGTCCACCTCCACCAACAGAGGAGGAAGAGAAAAAGGAAGTTGAAGCAATGTCTATGGATATTCCAGCTGATCAAGCTGAAAGATTTCAGAAATTACAAAAACTAGCTCAGAAGCATGCTATGAGATCCTTGAAAAGACAAATGAGACAGTTAAAGGGAGAGAATCCAAGTGATTCTTCTTCATCTTCAGAGGAGGAGGAAGAAAAACCTGCAAGTCTGCAGGGTGAAGAATTAGATGAAGATGTTCAATTGATGCCTATCATGTCACCATCTCTTAGCATGGGACAGCCAACTTATATATTGGCTCAACCTAATCAGACAAGTAGTCCTCTTACTCATCAAATAGTAGTAGGGAGTGATGGAAGACAATTTATTATACCATCTGTATCTGCCAATAACTTTGCAGGTGTACCTATTCAAGCAGGTGCACCTATGTTTGCCATGCCTGGAGCTCATCATTCAGCACAGCCATCAATGTTACAATTAACTCCTGGAGCAGGAGCCACACCTGCTCATCTTACGGGTGCTGTTCAGTCCCCATTCTTGACAGGAGGAATACCTCTTGGAGCCTCATCATTTTTACCTGGACATCATCCGTTATTTCATTCACAGTTGGCTCAGTCACAGCTAGCTCATTCACAATTAGCTCATTCACAGTTGGGTGGTTTACATCATTTAATGCAGCCATCCATGTCTGGCATGTCATCAGCCTTTGGAGGACATGGACCTATTGTCGTAGGCAATCAAATACTTATACCTCGTTTAATTAGGCCCACATTATAA
- the LOC143063487 gene encoding uncharacterized protein LOC143063487 isoform X4, with product MVVAALRKKIKYQYLSHFFKTKALGSKSGPKGDNVAGEKTIEAKKKGKLQRLDVGPPKKANEKNGHEKINNQHGLEDVPLPEVDIPLPPQKPDESKDGKQNSKEGVTVNNDKDDENKSGVVSFSFKKIGTKLLNTAFNTAQEEDDKQEAESDVKIEKPKKILSAFTRVKNKDGTMELDWPSEMIQHTTTQPVITFSCNPLMFDFTALFSKQSVMSERLKILTEEDKKEEMNDKLVNSVDAEAVEISKSTEVNDSQDKIVNDVASSHSKSKTKKKKKRKHKKHHKEIKADKTEASEKKKKKKKHKHKHKHDKDDKEENKENKDSSSKKRTYRKRTADAIAESGNESDGKKAIKQKKQKKSKKSKKKIKLPEDKIENKKSSEKTSKKSKAKKSSNVLDHLIDEVDGTDIKIKKENTTDDKNPVKKLNMKSTETEIKQIAKTTVNETKVTPSAINSVKVETQESGSLSSRKRQTSESSHSEATPSSSKKQKLTPSLSKESEKSATAKQEDTWSKLEHIYEPKMEENPKSKWDTSDSDSENKMDATTKQKKLTKKKTDTTVKKEKTEKTSPTAKTVVKTETSSEVKKKSKSKKYDSSERSWTRSRSRSRRSRRSSYSHSSSRSRSRSYSTSSYDSRSRSSSYSRSRSRSRRYRSSSYSSYSSGYSRSRSRSSRSYYSRSRSRYSSYSRSRSRSSRYSTSRSRSRSYSRSPSRHSKHSKRSFSHSSHSSHASQGSSKVMNRKQRRKKTLKQKREEMKNIDPLSIPLPDLGADDKSTTESSEIKTEEKQENPDPMSIPLPVIPTKDIKVEKADNVSLISAPPPPPPGDQTVQNIPPPVMQNFMAPPPPPGMMGPNHHHGMYPGMPYDPRMRMPMPHYPNMPPPNYGGHYHGHPPYSQDVAKSRSPPPLPPPRSPSPQRPPPPTEEEEKKEVEAMSMDIPADQAERFQKLQKLAQKHAMRSLKRQMRQLKGENPSDSSSSSEEEEEKPASLQGEELDEDVQLMPIMSPSLSMGQPTYILAQPNQTSSPLTHQIVVGSDGRQFIIPSVSANNFAGVPIQAGAPMFAMPGAHHSAQPSMLQLTPGAGATPAHLTGAVQSPFLTGGIPLGASSFLPGHHPLFHSQLAQSQLAHSQLAHSQLGGLHHLMQPSMSGMSSAFGGHGPIVVGNQILIPRLIRPTL from the coding sequence agaTGATGAGAACAAAAGTGGAGTTGTTTCATTTTCATTCAAGAAAATTGGAACTAAATTATTAAATACTGCTTTTAATACGGCCCAGGAGGAGGATGACAAACAAGAAGCAGAGTCAGATGTAAAAATAGAAAAACCAAAGAAAATTCTGAGTGCATTTACAAGAGTGAAAAACAAAGATGGAACAATGGAATTAGATTGGCCTTCAGAAATGATACAACATACCACCACTCAGCCAGTTATAACGTTCAGCTGTAACCCTCTTATGTTTGACTTTACTGCATTGTTTTCTAAGCAAAGTGTTATGTCAGAGCGACTAAAAATTTTAACGGAAGAAGATAAAAAAGAGGAAATGAATGATAAGTTGGTGAATTCCGTTGATGCTGAAGCAGTAGAAATATCTAAAAGTACAGAAGTAAATGATTCCCAAGATAAAATTGTAAATGATGTTGCTAGTTCTCATtctaaaagcaaaacaaaaaagaaaaagaaaaggaaacataaaaaacaTCATAAGGAAATAAAAGCTGACAAAACGGAGGCGagtgaaaagaaaaagaaaaagaagaaacataaacataaacataaacatgataaggATGATAAGGAAGAAAATAAGGAAAATAAAGACAGCTCGTCAAAAAAGCGTACCTATAGAAAAAGGACTGCTGATGCAATTGCAGAATCTGGAAATGAGTCGGATGGTAAAAAAGCAATAAAgcagaaaaagcagaaaaaatctaaaaagtcaaagaaaaagaTTAAGCTACCagaagataaaattgaaaataaaaaaagtagtgAAAAAACATCTAAGAAAAGCAAAGCGAAAAAGTCATCAAATGTATTAGATCATTTAATTGATGAAGTGGATGGAACAGATATCAAGATTAAGAAGGAAAACACCACTGATGACAAAAATCCAGTGAAAAAACTGAATATGAAATCTACagaaactgaaattaaacaaattgcaaaaactACAGTAAATGAAACGAAAGTTACTCCTAGTGCTATAAACTCTGTTAAAGTTGAAACACAGGAGTCTGGATCTTTATCATCCAGAAAAAGACAAACCAGTGAATCTAGTCATAGTGAAGCTACTCCCAGCTCTTCAAAGAAACAAAAACTTACCCCTAGTCTTTCAAAAGAATCAGAGAAATCCGCAACAGCGAAACAGGAAGACACATGGAGCAAACTGGAACATATTTATGAACCTAAAATGGAGGAAAACCCAAAATCTAAATGGGATACTAGTGACAGTGATAGTGAAAATAAAATGGATGCAACAACGAAACAGAAAAAGTTAACGAAAAAGAAAACAGATACTACTgtgaagaaagaaaaaacagaaaaaacttCACCCACTGCAAAAACTGTGGTCAAAACAGAGACTAGTTCAGAAGTTAAGAAAAAATccaaaagtaaaaaatatgacTCAAGTGAAAGAAGTTGGACACGATCACGTTCAAGATCTCGCAGATCACGTCGTAGTTCATACTCTCACAGTTCAAGTCGCTCACGTAGTCGTTCATATAGCACTTCATCATATGACTCTCGTTCAAGATCTAGTTCATATAGTAGGTCACGTTCTAGGTCCAGAAGATACCGGTCGAGCTCATACAGTAGTTACTCTTCAGGTTATAGTCGTTCAAGATCTCGCTCTTCAAGAAGTTATTATTCAAGATCAAGATCCCGGTACAGTTCTTATTCACGTAGTAGAAGTAGGTCATCAAGATATTCTACGTCAAGAAGTAGATCAAGGTCATATTCAAGGTCTCCTTCAAGACATAGTAAACATAGTAAACGTTCTTTCTCACATTCCTCTCATTCTAGTCATGCTAGTCAAGGAAGTTCCAAAGTTATGAATAGAAAACAAAGAAGAAAGAAAACATTGAAACAAAAACGCGAGGAGATGAAAAATATAGATCCCCTTAGTATTCCCTTGCCAGATCTTGGCGCTGATGACAAATCAACAACAGAAAGTAGTGAAATTAAAACTGAGGAGAAACAAGAAAATCCTGATCCCATGAGTATTCCATTACCTGTAATACCTACAAAAGATATCAAAGTAGAGAAAGCTGACAATGTCAGTCTTATATCAGCACCCCCTCCTCCTCCGCCAGGAGATCAAACAGTTCAGAATATTCCACCACCAGTCATGCAGAACTTTATGGCACCTCCCCCACCTCCAGGTATGATGGGACCAAACCATCATCACGGCATGTATCCTGGTATGCCATACGATCCTCGAATGAGAATGCCAATGCCGCATTATCCAAACATGCCACCACCAAATTACGGTGGACACTATCATGGTCATCCACCATATTCACAGGATGTGGCCAAATCAAGGTCACCACCACCACTTCCACCTCCGAGGTCACCATCACCTCAGCGTCCACCTCCACCAACAGAGGAGGAAGAGAAAAAGGAAGTTGAAGCAATGTCTATGGATATTCCAGCTGATCAAGCTGAAAGATTTCAGAAATTACAAAAACTAGCTCAGAAGCATGCTATGAGATCCTTGAAAAGACAAATGAGACAGTTAAAGGGAGAGAATCCAAGTGATTCTTCTTCATCTTCAGAGGAGGAGGAAGAAAAACCTGCAAGTCTGCAGGGTGAAGAATTAGATGAAGATGTTCAATTGATGCCTATCATGTCACCATCTCTTAGCATGGGACAGCCAACTTATATATTGGCTCAACCTAATCAGACAAGTAGTCCTCTTACTCATCAAATAGTAGTAGGGAGTGATGGAAGACAATTTATTATACCATCTGTATCTGCCAATAACTTTGCAGGTGTACCTATTCAAGCAGGTGCACCTATGTTTGCCATGCCTGGAGCTCATCATTCAGCACAGCCATCAATGTTACAATTAACTCCTGGAGCAGGAGCCACACCTGCTCATCTTACGGGTGCTGTTCAGTCCCCATTCTTGACAGGAGGAATACCTCTTGGAGCCTCATCATTTTTACCTGGACATCATCCGTTATTTCATTCACAGTTGGCTCAGTCACAGCTAGCTCATTCACAATTAGCTCATTCACAGTTGGGTGGTTTACATCATTTAATGCAGCCATCCATGTCTGGCATGTCATCAGCCTTTGGAGGACATGGACCTATTGTCGTAGGCAATCAAATACTTATACCTCGTTTAATTAGGCCCACATTATAA
- the LOC143063487 gene encoding uncharacterized protein LOC143063487 isoform X2, with product MIQQQVRGSRPLTFYLSHFFKTKALGSKSGPKGDNVAGEKTIEAKKKGKLQRLDVGPPKKANEKNGHEKINNQHGLEDVPLPEVDIPLPPQKPDESKDGKQNSKEGVTVNNDKDDENKSGVVSFSFKKIGTKLLNTAFNTAQEEDDKQEAESDVKIEKPKKILSAFTRVKNKDGTMELDWPSEMIQHTTTQPVITFSCNPLMFDFTALFSKQSVMSERLKILTEEDKKEEMNDKLVNSVDAEAVEISKSTEVNDSQDKIVNDVASSHSKSKTKKKKKRKHKKHHKEIKADKTEASEKKKKKKKHKHKHKHDKDDKEENKENKDSSSKKRTYRKRTADAIAESGNESDGKKAIKQKKQKKSKKSKKKIKLPEDKIENKKSSEKTSKKSKAKKSSNVLDHLIDEVDGTDIKIKKENTTDDKNPVKKLNMKSTETEIKQIAKTTVNETKVTPSAINSVKVETQESGSLSSRKRQTSESSHSEATPSSSKKQKLTPSLSKESEKSATAKQEDTWSKLEHIYEPKMEENPKSKWDTSDSDSENKMDATTKQKKLTKKKTDTTVKKEKTEKTSPTAKTVVKTETSSEVKKKSKSKKYDSSERSWTRSRSRSRRSRRSSYSHSSSRSRSRSYSTSSYDSRSRSSSYSRSRSRSRRYRSSSYSSYSSGYSRSRSRSSRSYYSRSRSRYSSYSRSRSRSSRYSTSRSRSRSYSRSPSRHSKHSKRSFSHSSHSSHASQGSSKVMNRKQRRKKTLKQKREEMKNIDPLSIPLPDLGADDKSTTESSEIKTEEKQENPDPMSIPLPVIPTKDIKVEKADNVSLISAPPPPPPGDQTVQNIPPPVMQNFMAPPPPPGMMGPNHHHGMYPGMPYDPRMRMPMPHYPNMPPPNYGGHYHGHPPYSQDVAKSRSPPPLPPPRSPSPQRPPPPTEEEEKKEVEAMSMDIPADQAERFQKLQKLAQKHAMRSLKRQMRQLKGENPSDSSSSSEEEEEKPASLQGEELDEDVQLMPIMSPSLSMGQPTYILAQPNQTSSPLTHQIVVGSDGRQFIIPSVSANNFAGVPIQAGAPMFAMPGAHHSAQPSMLQLTPGAGATPAHLTGAVQSPFLTGGIPLGASSFLPGHHPLFHSQLAQSQLAHSQLAHSQLGGLHHLMQPSMSGMSSAFGGHGPIVVGNQILIPRLIRPTL from the coding sequence agaTGATGAGAACAAAAGTGGAGTTGTTTCATTTTCATTCAAGAAAATTGGAACTAAATTATTAAATACTGCTTTTAATACGGCCCAGGAGGAGGATGACAAACAAGAAGCAGAGTCAGATGTAAAAATAGAAAAACCAAAGAAAATTCTGAGTGCATTTACAAGAGTGAAAAACAAAGATGGAACAATGGAATTAGATTGGCCTTCAGAAATGATACAACATACCACCACTCAGCCAGTTATAACGTTCAGCTGTAACCCTCTTATGTTTGACTTTACTGCATTGTTTTCTAAGCAAAGTGTTATGTCAGAGCGACTAAAAATTTTAACGGAAGAAGATAAAAAAGAGGAAATGAATGATAAGTTGGTGAATTCCGTTGATGCTGAAGCAGTAGAAATATCTAAAAGTACAGAAGTAAATGATTCCCAAGATAAAATTGTAAATGATGTTGCTAGTTCTCATtctaaaagcaaaacaaaaaagaaaaagaaaaggaaacataaaaaacaTCATAAGGAAATAAAAGCTGACAAAACGGAGGCGagtgaaaagaaaaagaaaaagaagaaacataaacataaacataaacatgataaggATGATAAGGAAGAAAATAAGGAAAATAAAGACAGCTCGTCAAAAAAGCGTACCTATAGAAAAAGGACTGCTGATGCAATTGCAGAATCTGGAAATGAGTCGGATGGTAAAAAAGCAATAAAgcagaaaaagcagaaaaaatctaaaaagtcaaagaaaaagaTTAAGCTACCagaagataaaattgaaaataaaaaaagtagtgAAAAAACATCTAAGAAAAGCAAAGCGAAAAAGTCATCAAATGTATTAGATCATTTAATTGATGAAGTGGATGGAACAGATATCAAGATTAAGAAGGAAAACACCACTGATGACAAAAATCCAGTGAAAAAACTGAATATGAAATCTACagaaactgaaattaaacaaattgcaaaaactACAGTAAATGAAACGAAAGTTACTCCTAGTGCTATAAACTCTGTTAAAGTTGAAACACAGGAGTCTGGATCTTTATCATCCAGAAAAAGACAAACCAGTGAATCTAGTCATAGTGAAGCTACTCCCAGCTCTTCAAAGAAACAAAAACTTACCCCTAGTCTTTCAAAAGAATCAGAGAAATCCGCAACAGCGAAACAGGAAGACACATGGAGCAAACTGGAACATATTTATGAACCTAAAATGGAGGAAAACCCAAAATCTAAATGGGATACTAGTGACAGTGATAGTGAAAATAAAATGGATGCAACAACGAAACAGAAAAAGTTAACGAAAAAGAAAACAGATACTACTgtgaagaaagaaaaaacagaaaaaacttCACCCACTGCAAAAACTGTGGTCAAAACAGAGACTAGTTCAGAAGTTAAGAAAAAATccaaaagtaaaaaatatgacTCAAGTGAAAGAAGTTGGACACGATCACGTTCAAGATCTCGCAGATCACGTCGTAGTTCATACTCTCACAGTTCAAGTCGCTCACGTAGTCGTTCATATAGCACTTCATCATATGACTCTCGTTCAAGATCTAGTTCATATAGTAGGTCACGTTCTAGGTCCAGAAGATACCGGTCGAGCTCATACAGTAGTTACTCTTCAGGTTATAGTCGTTCAAGATCTCGCTCTTCAAGAAGTTATTATTCAAGATCAAGATCCCGGTACAGTTCTTATTCACGTAGTAGAAGTAGGTCATCAAGATATTCTACGTCAAGAAGTAGATCAAGGTCATATTCAAGGTCTCCTTCAAGACATAGTAAACATAGTAAACGTTCTTTCTCACATTCCTCTCATTCTAGTCATGCTAGTCAAGGAAGTTCCAAAGTTATGAATAGAAAACAAAGAAGAAAGAAAACATTGAAACAAAAACGCGAGGAGATGAAAAATATAGATCCCCTTAGTATTCCCTTGCCAGATCTTGGCGCTGATGACAAATCAACAACAGAAAGTAGTGAAATTAAAACTGAGGAGAAACAAGAAAATCCTGATCCCATGAGTATTCCATTACCTGTAATACCTACAAAAGATATCAAAGTAGAGAAAGCTGACAATGTCAGTCTTATATCAGCACCCCCTCCTCCTCCGCCAGGAGATCAAACAGTTCAGAATATTCCACCACCAGTCATGCAGAACTTTATGGCACCTCCCCCACCTCCAGGTATGATGGGACCAAACCATCATCACGGCATGTATCCTGGTATGCCATACGATCCTCGAATGAGAATGCCAATGCCGCATTATCCAAACATGCCACCACCAAATTACGGTGGACACTATCATGGTCATCCACCATATTCACAGGATGTGGCCAAATCAAGGTCACCACCACCACTTCCACCTCCGAGGTCACCATCACCTCAGCGTCCACCTCCACCAACAGAGGAGGAAGAGAAAAAGGAAGTTGAAGCAATGTCTATGGATATTCCAGCTGATCAAGCTGAAAGATTTCAGAAATTACAAAAACTAGCTCAGAAGCATGCTATGAGATCCTTGAAAAGACAAATGAGACAGTTAAAGGGAGAGAATCCAAGTGATTCTTCTTCATCTTCAGAGGAGGAGGAAGAAAAACCTGCAAGTCTGCAGGGTGAAGAATTAGATGAAGATGTTCAATTGATGCCTATCATGTCACCATCTCTTAGCATGGGACAGCCAACTTATATATTGGCTCAACCTAATCAGACAAGTAGTCCTCTTACTCATCAAATAGTAGTAGGGAGTGATGGAAGACAATTTATTATACCATCTGTATCTGCCAATAACTTTGCAGGTGTACCTATTCAAGCAGGTGCACCTATGTTTGCCATGCCTGGAGCTCATCATTCAGCACAGCCATCAATGTTACAATTAACTCCTGGAGCAGGAGCCACACCTGCTCATCTTACGGGTGCTGTTCAGTCCCCATTCTTGACAGGAGGAATACCTCTTGGAGCCTCATCATTTTTACCTGGACATCATCCGTTATTTCATTCACAGTTGGCTCAGTCACAGCTAGCTCATTCACAATTAGCTCATTCACAGTTGGGTGGTTTACATCATTTAATGCAGCCATCCATGTCTGGCATGTCATCAGCCTTTGGAGGACATGGACCTATTGTCGTAGGCAATCAAATACTTATACCTCGTTTAATTAGGCCCACATTATAA